A region from the Volucribacter amazonae genome encodes:
- the pckA gene encoding phosphoenolpyruvate carboxykinase (ATP) — protein sequence MTDVIINELADLGIYNVKQIVRNPSYEVLFEEETKPELTGYEKGTLTNQGAVAVDTGIFTGRSPKDKYIVLDKKTENTVWWTSDKVKNDNKPMNQQTWQSLKSLVTQQLSGKRLFVVDAFCGANKNTRLAVRIITEVAWQAHFVTNMFIRPSAEELVNFKPDFVVMNGSKVTNPNWQEQGLNSENFVAFNITEGIQLIGGTWYGGEMKKGMFAMMNYFLPLQGIASMHCSANVGEKGDVAIFFGLSGTGKTTLSTDPKRQLIGDDEHGWDDEGVFNYEGGCYAKTINLSPENEPDIYGAIKRDALLENVVVLPNGDVDYADGSKTENTRVSYPIYHINNIVKPVSKAGHAKKVIFLTADAFGVLPPVAKLTAEQTKYYFLSGFTAKLAGTERGITEPTPTFSACFGAAFLTLHPTQYAQVLVKHMQAAGAEAYLVNTGWNGTGKRISIKDTRAIIDAILDGSIEQAEMGSLPIFDLAIPKALPNVDPAILDPRNTYSDPTQWQTKAQDLAQRFVKNFEKYTENDEGKALINAGPKI from the coding sequence ATGACTGATGTAATTATTAACGAGCTGGCAGATCTCGGTATTTATAATGTAAAACAAATTGTGCGTAATCCGAGTTATGAGGTTTTATTTGAAGAAGAAACCAAACCTGAATTAACAGGCTATGAAAAGGGAACATTAACTAATCAAGGTGCGGTTGCCGTTGATACAGGAATTTTTACAGGACGTTCACCAAAAGATAAATATATTGTATTAGATAAAAAAACGGAAAATACCGTATGGTGGACAAGCGATAAGGTTAAAAATGATAATAAACCAATGAACCAACAAACTTGGCAGAGTTTAAAATCCTTAGTCACCCAACAATTATCAGGTAAACGTTTATTTGTGGTTGATGCCTTTTGTGGGGCAAATAAAAATACCCGTTTAGCGGTGCGAATTATTACCGAAGTTGCTTGGCAAGCCCATTTTGTTACCAATATGTTTATTCGCCCCTCAGCGGAAGAATTGGTAAACTTCAAGCCTGATTTTGTGGTAATGAATGGCTCTAAGGTAACCAATCCGAATTGGCAAGAACAAGGATTAAATTCAGAAAATTTTGTGGCGTTTAATATTACTGAGGGTATTCAACTGATTGGCGGTACTTGGTACGGTGGCGAAATGAAAAAAGGTATGTTTGCTATGATGAACTACTTTTTACCATTACAAGGCATCGCCTCAATGCACTGTTCGGCAAATGTGGGAGAAAAAGGCGATGTCGCCATTTTCTTTGGTTTATCTGGCACAGGAAAAACCACGCTTTCTACCGATCCGAAACGTCAATTAATCGGCGATGATGAACATGGTTGGGACGATGAAGGGGTATTCAACTATGAAGGGGGTTGCTATGCCAAAACCATTAATTTATCGCCAGAAAATGAACCCGATATTTATGGGGCGATTAAACGTGATGCCTTATTAGAAAACGTGGTGGTATTGCCAAATGGCGATGTAGATTATGCTGACGGTTCAAAAACCGAAAATACCCGTGTATCTTACCCAATTTATCACATTAACAACATTGTGAAACCTGTGTCTAAAGCAGGGCATGCTAAAAAAGTGATTTTCTTAACTGCTGATGCCTTTGGCGTGTTGCCACCAGTGGCAAAATTAACCGCAGAGCAAACTAAGTATTATTTCCTCTCAGGGTTTACCGCTAAATTAGCCGGCACTGAACGAGGAATTACCGAGCCAACCCCAACGTTCTCTGCTTGTTTTGGGGCGGCATTTTTAACTTTACACCCAACCCAATATGCACAAGTATTGGTTAAACATATGCAAGCCGCAGGAGCAGAGGCTTATTTGGTTAATACAGGGTGGAACGGTACAGGTAAACGGATTTCAATTAAAGATACCAGAGCGATTATTGATGCGATTTTAGACGGCTCTATTGAACAAGCTGAAATGGGCAGTTTACCAATTTTTGATTTAGCCATTCCAAAAGCATTGCCAAATGTTGACCCTGCTATTTTAGATCCGAGAAATACCTATTCTGATCCAACGCAATGGCAAACAAAAGCTCAAGATCTGGCACAACGTTTTGTGAAAAACTTTGAAAAATACACCGAGAATGATGAAGGCAAAGCATTAATCAATGCCGGTCCAAAAATTTAA
- the mscL gene encoding large-conductance mechanosensitive channel protein MscL, with product MSFIKEFREFAMRGNVVDMAVGVIIGGAFGKIVSSLVSDVIMPVLGVLTDNVDFKDLKIVLVQAVGDTPEVALNYGAFIQTVFDFIIIAFAIFMMIKALNKLKRETPAEEEKPAEPSSEEKLLTEIRDLLKDNRS from the coding sequence ATGAGTTTTATTAAAGAGTTTCGTGAATTTGCCATGCGTGGCAATGTCGTTGATATGGCAGTGGGTGTCATTATCGGTGGTGCATTTGGCAAAATCGTTAGTTCATTAGTATCAGACGTGATTATGCCTGTATTAGGGGTACTTACTGACAACGTTGATTTTAAAGATTTAAAAATTGTGTTGGTGCAAGCGGTAGGTGATACCCCTGAAGTAGCATTAAATTATGGTGCATTTATTCAAACTGTCTTTGATTTTATTATTATCGCCTTTGCTATTTTTATGATGATCAAAGCGTTAAATAAATTAAAACGTGAAACCCCAGCAGAGGAAGAAAAACCCGCTGAACCTTCTAGCGAAGAAAAATTACTGACAGAAATTCGCGATTTATTAAAAGATAATCGTAGTTAA
- the fruB gene encoding fused PTS fructose transporter subunit IIA/HPr protein: MFNLPEDNIHLAAKADNKQQAIEQVAQALEQAGYVEAGYLQGMLAREQQTSTFLGNGIAIPHGTLDTRNMVKNTGVQVFQFPQGIEWGEGNLAYVVIGIAAKSDEHLALLRQLTHVLGDEEVAASLANLADRKKFRAILMGEGEALQVKQESISLDIDSESLLTLTAINAGKLQQQGAVNEQFVAEVIANPALPLTEGLWVTDSLTGNVKNALAFSRAKNTFSNNGKAVRGVLTIAAADDQINELLARLLEPQVQQLLLNGELNQIVAGLNGKEIPAQEQRQTSEKSSESTTTAPAGAVIGTFTIRNEHGLHARPSAVLVNTVKQFNAKISVQNLTRNSAEVSAKSLMKIVALGVTQGHRLRFVAEGDDAQQAIEAIGKEIANGLGESVSAVPPAEADSIEVASSTAPQASPNTAAPAGDEVEGIFTVHNEHGLHARPSAVLVNEVKKYNATVSVQNLDRNSALVSAKSLMKVVALGVTKGQRLRFVATGEQAQQAIDGIGQAIANGLGE, from the coding sequence ATGTTTAATTTACCCGAAGATAACATTCATTTAGCGGCGAAAGCCGACAATAAACAACAAGCCATTGAGCAGGTGGCACAAGCATTAGAGCAAGCAGGTTATGTAGAGGCTGGCTATTTGCAAGGTATGCTTGCTCGTGAACAACAAACCTCCACCTTTTTGGGGAATGGTATTGCTATCCCTCATGGTACGCTAGACACCCGTAATATGGTGAAAAATACGGGCGTGCAGGTATTTCAATTTCCGCAAGGGATTGAATGGGGCGAGGGCAATTTAGCTTATGTGGTAATTGGGATTGCTGCCAAATCTGATGAACATTTGGCATTGTTACGCCAATTAACCCATGTACTTGGCGATGAAGAAGTCGCCGCCTCTTTGGCTAATCTTGCGGATCGCAAAAAATTTCGTGCTATTTTAATGGGCGAGGGCGAAGCGTTGCAGGTTAAACAGGAAAGCATTAGCCTTGATATTGACAGCGAAAGTTTATTAACCCTGACTGCCATTAATGCGGGCAAATTACAACAACAAGGGGCGGTAAATGAACAATTTGTGGCGGAAGTGATCGCCAATCCTGCCTTGCCTTTGACCGAGGGATTGTGGGTAACCGATAGCTTAACAGGTAATGTAAAAAATGCCCTTGCCTTTAGTCGTGCTAAAAATACTTTTAGTAACAATGGCAAAGCGGTGCGTGGTGTGCTAACCATTGCAGCGGCAGATGATCAAATCAATGAATTATTGGCTCGTTTATTAGAGCCTCAAGTACAGCAGTTATTACTCAATGGCGAGCTTAACCAAATTGTAGCAGGTTTAAATGGCAAAGAAATTCCTGCTCAAGAGCAACGCCAAACCAGTGAAAAGAGCAGTGAAAGCACAACCACTGCCCCAGCTGGTGCGGTAATTGGTACTTTTACTATTCGTAATGAACACGGCTTACACGCTCGCCCAAGTGCGGTTTTAGTCAATACGGTTAAACAATTTAATGCCAAAATTAGCGTACAAAACTTAACACGCAATAGTGCGGAAGTCAGTGCTAAAAGTTTGATGAAAATTGTTGCCTTAGGGGTAACACAAGGGCATCGTTTGCGTTTTGTGGCTGAAGGCGATGACGCACAACAAGCCATTGAAGCCATTGGTAAAGAAATCGCTAATGGTTTAGGCGAAAGCGTTTCTGCTGTACCGCCTGCCGAAGCTGATAGCATTGAAGTAGCCAGCTCAACCGCACCACAAGCGAGCCCAAATACCGCTGCCCCAGCTGGCGATGAAGTAGAAGGCATTTTTACTGTACATAATGAACATGGTTTACACGCACGTCCAAGTGCAGTGTTAGTAAATGAAGTGAAAAAATATAATGCCACAGTGAGCGTACAAAATCTGGATCGCAATTCTGCCTTAGTCAGTGCCAAAAGTTTGATGAAAGTGGTGGCATTAGGGGTAACCAAGGGACAGCGTTTGCGTTTTGTTGCCACTGGCGAACAAGCTCAACAAGCCATTGACGGTATTGGACAAGCTATTGCCAATGGATTGGGGGAATAA
- the fruK gene encoding 1-phosphofructokinase: MSKIATITLNTAYDLVGRLKRIELGEVNTVETLGLFPAGKGINVAKVLKDLGLDVAVGGFLGEDNQGDFVQLFQQLNLEDKFQRVAGKTRINVKITETEADVTDLNFLGYQISPQDWQQFTQQSLAYAKQFDIVAVCGSLPRGVTPEQFSAWLKALAENGVKVVLDSSNAALTAGLMANPWLVKPNHRELEAWVGYKLNSLSEIVEAAKQLKSQGIANVIISMGAEGSLWLSDDAIIQAQPPKCENVVSTVGAGDSMVAGLIYGLSQGLSQQQTLAFASAVSAFAVSQSNVGIPDRSQLNPILAKVNINIIEG, from the coding sequence ATGAGCAAGATTGCAACCATTACCTTAAATACCGCTTATGATTTGGTGGGACGTTTAAAACGCATTGAACTTGGCGAAGTAAATACGGTAGAAACCCTAGGGCTTTTCCCAGCAGGTAAAGGGATTAATGTGGCGAAAGTGCTAAAAGATTTGGGGCTTGATGTTGCCGTAGGCGGTTTTCTGGGCGAAGACAATCAAGGAGATTTTGTTCAATTATTTCAACAGCTTAACCTTGAAGATAAATTCCAACGAGTGGCAGGGAAAACCCGTATTAACGTAAAAATTACCGAAACGGAAGCGGACGTTACCGATCTTAATTTTCTAGGCTATCAAATCTCGCCACAAGATTGGCAACAATTTACGCAACAATCCTTAGCTTACGCTAAACAATTTGATATTGTGGCGGTGTGTGGCAGTTTGCCTCGTGGGGTAACGCCAGAGCAATTTAGTGCTTGGTTAAAAGCCCTTGCGGAGAATGGAGTAAAAGTGGTGCTAGATAGCAGTAATGCCGCCTTAACCGCCGGCTTAATGGCAAACCCTTGGTTAGTCAAACCAAATCATCGTGAACTTGAAGCGTGGGTTGGGTATAAACTTAATAGCCTGAGCGAAATTGTTGAAGCTGCCAAACAGCTTAAATCTCAAGGCATTGCCAATGTGATTATTTCTATGGGAGCAGAGGGATCATTATGGTTAAGTGATGATGCCATTATTCAAGCCCAACCGCCAAAATGTGAAAATGTGGTAAGCACTGTTGGCGCAGGTGATTCAATGGTGGCAGGCTTGATTTATGGTTTAAGCCAAGGCTTATCGCAACAGCAAACTCTCGCCTTTGCCAGTGCGGTATCGGCATTTGCTGTATCACAAAGTAATGTAGGAATTCCTGATCGCAGTCAGTTAAATCCAATTCTTGCCAAGGTCAATATTAATATCATTGAAGGATAA
- a CDS encoding threonine/serine exporter family protein: MQLLSLLEDALLSALPAVGFALLFNVPTTALKYCAILGALGHLSRTLLLTLGINLIPATFLAAALVGFIGVKLSQHYLAHPKVFTVAAIIPMIPGVYAYKAMIAIVQINYYGYNQTLLSQVLENFVKTGFILGALVFGLALPGLLFYRQRPVV; the protein is encoded by the coding sequence ATGCAGTTATTAAGCTTGCTAGAAGACGCACTACTTTCCGCCTTGCCAGCCGTAGGGTTTGCCTTATTATTTAATGTACCTACCACCGCATTAAAATATTGTGCCATATTAGGGGCATTGGGGCATCTTTCACGAACATTATTATTAACTCTTGGCATTAATCTTATACCTGCCACTTTTCTTGCTGCCGCTTTGGTGGGCTTTATTGGCGTAAAACTCTCACAACATTATTTAGCTCACCCCAAGGTATTTACCGTTGCCGCTATTATTCCAATGATTCCCGGCGTATATGCCTACAAAGCTATGATTGCCATTGTGCAAATTAATTATTATGGGTACAACCAAACATTACTCTCACAAGTATTAGAAAATTTTGTAAAAACAGGTTTTATTTTAGGAGCATTAGTCTTTGGCTTAGCTCTACCCGGTTTGTTATTTTATCGCCAGCGTCCTGTTGTTTAG
- the argF gene encoding ornithine carbamoyltransferase gives MPINLRNRHFLRLMDFTPREIQYLLDLSSQLKQAKYTGTEQPRLTGKNIALIFEKTSTRTRCAFEVAAFDQGAKVSYIGPSGSQIGHKESMKDTARVLGRMYDGIQYRGYGQELVEILAQYSGVPVWNGLTDEFHPTQILADFLTMLEHGEGKRLNQMKMAYLGDARNNMGNSLVEGAALMGLDLRLVAPKAFWPEQKLLDEVAEIARKTGAKITCTEQVEQGVKGVDFLYTDIWVSMGEPEQAWQERINLMRPYQVNAQLLQLTENPKVKFMHCLPAFHDEHTTIGKQMAQRYGMNGLEVTDEVFESDASIVFDEAENRMHTIKAVMVATLG, from the coding sequence ATGCCGATCAATCTTCGTAACCGTCATTTTTTACGTTTAATGGATTTTACCCCACGTGAAATTCAATATTTATTAGATCTGTCAAGCCAATTAAAACAAGCCAAATATACAGGCACAGAACAACCTCGTTTAACAGGTAAAAATATTGCACTGATTTTTGAGAAAACCTCAACACGCACCCGTTGTGCTTTTGAGGTTGCCGCTTTTGATCAAGGGGCAAAGGTGTCCTATATTGGTCCAAGTGGTTCACAAATTGGGCATAAAGAATCTATGAAAGATACTGCTCGTGTGTTAGGGCGTATGTATGACGGTATTCAATATCGTGGTTATGGGCAAGAATTAGTAGAAATTTTAGCCCAATATTCTGGTGTACCTGTGTGGAATGGGCTAACCGATGAATTTCACCCAACCCAAATTTTAGCGGACTTTTTAACCATGTTAGAGCATGGCGAAGGTAAACGTTTAAACCAAATGAAAATGGCATATTTAGGCGATGCTCGCAATAATATGGGAAATTCGTTAGTTGAGGGGGCGGCATTAATGGGCTTAGATTTGCGTTTAGTTGCCCCTAAAGCCTTTTGGCCAGAACAAAAACTGCTTGATGAAGTGGCGGAAATTGCCCGCAAAACAGGGGCGAAAATTACTTGCACTGAACAAGTTGAGCAAGGTGTCAAAGGGGTAGATTTTCTTTATACGGATATTTGGGTATCCATGGGTGAACCTGAACAGGCTTGGCAAGAGCGGATAAACTTAATGAGGCCTTATCAAGTGAATGCACAATTATTGCAATTAACCGAAAATCCAAAGGTAAAATTTATGCACTGCTTGCCTGCTTTCCACGATGAACATACCACCATAGGTAAGCAAATGGCACAGCGTTATGGAATGAATGGATTAGAAGTTACCGATGAAGTCTTTGAGTCCGATGCCTCTATTGTATTTGATGAGGCGGAAAACCGTATGCACACCATTAAAGCGGTAATGGTTGCTACATTGGGCTAA
- a CDS encoding threonine/serine ThrE exporter family protein gives MANLNISYEVQQDITRVCAYTALLLLQHGAESTLIVQITERLGLALGIDSVECALTPNAIILTTRYQDRCITTTRKNQDKGINMYIVTEVQHIMLAAEHKIYDLAMVKTKLNQLAPLKYNRWLVIVMIGLSCAAFARLSGGDIITCAITFVAAMCAMFVRQVLAIQHYNPIIVFAITAFVATLIAGLGLKYELGNDPQIAIASSVLLLVPGFPLINALADVLKGHVNMGIGRWAIATILTLGACMGIVSALSLLNIHQWGGY, from the coding sequence ATGGCTAATCTAAATATTTCTTATGAAGTACAACAAGATATTACGCGGGTATGCGCTTACACAGCTTTGCTATTGTTACAACATGGTGCAGAAAGTACCTTGATTGTGCAAATTACCGAACGGCTAGGATTAGCTTTAGGCATAGATTCGGTGGAATGTGCTTTAACCCCCAATGCCATTATTCTAACCACACGCTATCAAGATCGTTGTATTACCACCACCCGCAAAAACCAAGATAAGGGCATTAATATGTATATTGTAACGGAAGTGCAACATATTATGCTGGCGGCTGAACACAAAATCTATGATCTCGCTATGGTAAAAACAAAGCTCAATCAACTTGCACCGCTAAAATATAATCGTTGGCTAGTGATCGTAATGATTGGTTTATCTTGTGCCGCCTTTGCTCGTTTATCTGGTGGCGATATTATTACTTGTGCAATAACCTTTGTCGCTGCAATGTGTGCAATGTTTGTACGCCAAGTACTAGCCATACAACATTATAATCCCATCATTGTTTTTGCCATTACCGCCTTTGTAGCTACATTAATTGCAGGCTTAGGTTTAAAATACGAATTAGGCAATGATCCGCAAATTGCTATTGCTTCAAGTGTCTTATTATTAGTTCCCGGCTTTCCCTTAATTAATGCCCTTGCTGATGTGTTAAAAGGGCATGTTAATATGGGTATTGGACGTTGGGCAATCGCAACGATATTAACCTTGGGGGCTTGTATGGGGATTGTCTCCGCCCTATCCTTGCTGAATATTCATCAATGGGGAGGCTACTAA
- a CDS encoding fructose-specific PTS transporter subunit EIIC → MKIFITQSAELAYATAYLLRQQFSQIAQQQQYQVVSQAEQADFAIVFGKTLPKLTALVGKKVALVDAEQAFINPEQSFNNALQQASDYVEPTESATHLSSKTSKNIVAVTACPTGVAHTFMSAEAIENYAKQQGWQIKVETRGQVGAGNPISAEEIAAADLVFVAADIDVDLAKFAGKPMYRTSTGLALKKTAQEFDKAFAEAKIYQADNGAKAQANNTNQEKKGVYKHLMTGVSHMLPLVVAGGLLIAISFMFGFDAFQDPDLAWGLPKALMDIGGGAAFHLMIAVFAGYVAFSIADRPGLAVGLTAGMLAANNNAGILGGIIAGFLAGYVVKWLNDKIKLPTTFASLKPILILPLLGTLIVGLAMVYVVNPPVASIMQSLSNWLNSMSGTNAILLGVIIGGMMCVDMGGPVNKAAYAFSVGMIASNVTVPMAAAMAGGMVPPLGMAIATWLAKNKFNTNQRNAGNASFVLGLCFISEGALPFVAADPLRVIVSSVLGGATAGAISASLGITLNAPHGGLFVIPFVSQPLMYLLAIAVGALITGVLYAVIKPKNLA, encoded by the coding sequence ATGAAGATTTTTATTACTCAATCTGCCGAACTCGCTTATGCGACGGCTTATTTATTACGTCAGCAATTTAGCCAAATTGCACAACAGCAACAATATCAAGTGGTAAGCCAAGCGGAACAAGCGGACTTCGCTATCGTATTCGGCAAAACATTACCAAAACTGACCGCACTTGTGGGCAAAAAAGTGGCATTAGTGGACGCTGAACAGGCTTTTATTAACCCTGAACAAAGTTTTAACAATGCGTTACAGCAAGCAAGTGATTATGTTGAACCCACAGAAAGTGCGACTCATTTAAGTAGCAAAACCAGCAAAAATATCGTGGCAGTAACCGCTTGTCCAACAGGGGTTGCCCATACTTTTATGTCAGCGGAAGCCATTGAAAATTATGCCAAACAACAAGGTTGGCAAATTAAGGTTGAAACACGTGGGCAAGTGGGAGCAGGCAACCCTATCAGTGCAGAAGAAATTGCAGCCGCTGATTTGGTATTTGTGGCGGCAGATATTGATGTAGATTTAGCGAAATTCGCTGGCAAACCAATGTATCGCACCTCAACTGGTTTAGCCCTTAAAAAAACCGCACAAGAGTTTGATAAAGCCTTTGCTGAAGCAAAAATTTATCAAGCAGATAATGGGGCTAAAGCACAAGCAAACAACACAAACCAAGAGAAAAAAGGCGTCTATAAACACCTAATGACAGGGGTATCCCATATGTTACCACTGGTGGTTGCTGGGGGCTTACTGATTGCTATTTCCTTTATGTTTGGTTTTGATGCTTTCCAAGATCCTGATCTTGCTTGGGGTTTACCAAAAGCCTTAATGGATATTGGTGGTGGAGCGGCATTCCACTTAATGATTGCTGTCTTTGCCGGTTATGTGGCGTTTTCTATTGCGGATCGCCCAGGGTTGGCAGTAGGTTTAACGGCAGGTATGCTAGCGGCAAATAACAATGCAGGGATCTTAGGCGGCATTATCGCCGGTTTCCTCGCTGGTTATGTGGTGAAATGGCTTAACGATAAAATCAAATTACCAACCACCTTTGCCTCGCTTAAACCGATTTTGATTTTGCCATTATTAGGCACATTAATTGTTGGCTTAGCAATGGTTTATGTGGTCAATCCACCTGTGGCAAGCATTATGCAAAGTTTGTCTAACTGGTTAAACAGTATGAGCGGTACTAACGCCATTTTATTAGGCGTAATTATCGGCGGTATGATGTGCGTGGATATGGGCGGTCCAGTAAATAAAGCGGCTTATGCGTTCTCAGTGGGTATGATTGCCTCAAATGTTACTGTACCTATGGCAGCCGCAATGGCGGGCGGTATGGTACCACCGCTAGGTATGGCGATTGCCACTTGGTTAGCGAAAAATAAATTCAACACCAACCAACGTAACGCAGGTAATGCCTCTTTTGTATTAGGCTTATGCTTTATTTCCGAAGGGGCATTGCCATTTGTTGCCGCCGATCCATTGCGTGTCATCGTAAGCAGTGTGTTAGGTGGTGCAACAGCAGGGGCAATTTCCGCCAGCCTTGGCATTACCCTAAATGCCCCACATGGCGGTTTATTTGTGATCCCATTTGTTTCACAGCCATTAATGTACTTATTAGCTATCGCAGTAGGGGCATTAATCACAGGGGTATTATATGCAGTGATTAAACCAAAAAATTTGGCTTAA